A segment of the Populus nigra chromosome 12, ddPopNigr1.1, whole genome shotgun sequence genome:
atctttcaacattgaattgttttatagttgagctttataatttgatttagtttgctctttttatggtttttttttcctttttttagcaCAGACAatcgtttgattaaataaaagattagaaaaaaaaactgaaaaaaaatatgtttttactaTGCACCACttcacaaaatattattcattgtaATAGtgaatgtgtattttttttcctttgttttttttttattttttaaatctatattttttattcctaattTCATCTTATAACATTTGATTTACTAGAAATTacgttttataatttattgtatttgctTTTCTATACATTTATCCCAATCTACTGACTTGTGTCACGAGTTTGATTAGTTAACctggttgactcgagttttttttaattagtatttttttttcaactttatcttttaacattgagtttattatgAATaaggcttcatgatttattttggtttgctttctatgaggttattgcGGTCTCATGAGTCAGGTCACAAGTTTTGCGGGTTAACCTAAGTGGACTTGGGTTGTTttattgtgttctttttttagaatgatttttttttccaatttcattcataaataaagggttgattgagaattaaacttcataatttattttaattcattttttacagGGTTATTCTAATTTCATGACGGTTTGGCAGGTTAACACCAATTGATTCGagtcattttttcaatttattttctatgagtttatatcaaactcatgacttgggtcataaatttgacatgttaatataAGTTGATTCAggtcttttgtgttttttttaattgatttctttttaattttatcattcaacattgaggtGATTacgaattagattttataatttgtctCGGTTTACTTTTTATGTTGTTATCTGGTCCCATAACCCAAGTTTTTGGTTTGGCAGGTAGACTTGGgtcaatttttatcttttttttaatatattttttttgatttcgTCTTTCAATATTCaattgattgggaattgagtttcataatttgttttatgtgaaagtatcatgatctcatgacctgAATCGCGGATATGAAAGATTAACCCAAATTGACTCTAATCAATCCATCATGTTGTTGTCttaattcacacacacacacacacacacacacacacacacacacacaaataatGAATGATCAAATCCCTTAATTCTAGGGTCTAATAAACGTAATCAGATCCCTTAATCCTAAGCTTATTGTAGGAAGGATTACAATAAGAATATATAGAACAATAATGAAAATCTTAGAGAGATAATCAAGGGATATATAACTATGAAagaaactaaataagaaaagaagaatatattGACATCCCCCCTCAAATTGATGTGGGTAAGTCTAGCAGCATCAATTTGCTACTAATAAACTTGTGTCGTTGACATGTCAAAGCTTTTGTAAAGACATCAGCTATTTGAAGATCAGTTGTAAGATGAGGAAGAGTGATAACACCTCGAGTAAAGGCCTCCCTAATGTAATGACAATCCACTTCTATGTGCTTTGTGCATTCATGATATACCAGATTCGCAGTTATTTGAATGGCACTAGTATTATCACCATGAAGTGGAGTAGGATCAGTTGGAGGAAACCTAAGTTCAGAAATAAGACCACGTAACCACATAATTTCAGAACAAGCTGCAGACATGGCTCTATACTCAGCCTCTATAGAAGATTTAGAGACAAACATGCTTCTTACACTTCCAAGAAATCAAGGCATCTCCAAGAAAAATGCATCAGCCTGTGGTAGACTTCCTAGTATCCAGGTAGTCAGCCCAATCTACATCACTATATGCAGTCAAATTAAGAGTAGATTGTGAGTATTTCTGTTGCTTGAAAGGCCTAAAGCAAAAAGGGCAGAAACTATCATTTGTTGGACCATTTCAGGAGTAATAGAAGACTGACCAGGACTAGGAGCATTTGAGGGACCAACCGAGACCTTATAGGCAGTTTCAGATTTCTTTGGAGGCCAAATGGAACAATCTTTGATGATATACTCTGTTTTCTTAcaataattgcaaaaaaatttaGTACAATTAATGACAATGTCCCCAAATCCTCTACAACTATAGCACTGGACATTAGACATATCTCTGCCTCCTTTAGATCTCCTTTGAGCAGCGTAGGCAACAGGAATTGGAGTAGAATTTTGAGCTTTCTACTCCAAGACAGCCTGTGTAATGATTCGTTATTCTTTCCTGAGAAGCTCTCCCACAAATATCCAATAAAGAAACTAGTTCTCTATTCATCAGGTTGGACCTAATTGCTTCAAAATCCCCCCTTAACTTCATTAAAAACTTATCACACTTGCTAGTCTTATGCACGCTTTGGATAGCAATGAGTCCTTCAGGAGATACACTTGCATGCACAATATTTGTGTACTTAGCCCAAAGATTtgcaaagaaagaataaaactcTTGTATTGACATATTGCCTTGACTGAGTTGACCCAACTCGAGTTCCAATTAGAACCTTCATGCTGTATTGCTTTGGTTGTAAACTTTCTTTAGGTAATCCCACATTTCTCTAAAGGATTTGTAAGGTTTGAGATTGAGAAGCATGGAGAGTTCCATACTTCCAAGTATACAAGACATAATCTAATCATCATTCACCTCCCATTTCACatatttctcctcctccttctcgTTGTTATGTACAGGATCTGTCCCAGCAATATAACCCCATAATTCCTTTTCCTTgacaaaaatctaaaattaaaatacctagGCAAAATAGTTCttgccattaaattaaatagaaaaatgttCAGATTGTTCCAGAGATATGATTTAACCAGAAACAAGAACTAAGAAATCAAGTCCAAGAAAAACATAATAGAAGAACCAGACAAGGAACCAAGCACAAGATGAATTGATTTCAGAGTTTTGGGTTTGATACCATGACAAGATAATTCAAGAGAATTTCTGAAATGTTTTGTGTATCTTTCACTAAGagaattataatatatatatacaccaagAATGATCAAATCCTTTAATTCTAGGGTCTAATAAACATAATCACATTCCTTATTCCTAGGCCTATTATAGAAACAATaagaatatatagaaaaataatgaaaatcttAAAAAGATAATCAAAAATATACTGaaagaaactaaataaaatatatatatatatatatatatatatatatatgatttgttttgtttgacttgattgtttatatatatatatatatatatatatatatatatatatatatatatataaacaatcaagtcaaacaaaacaaatcattttaaGTGAATGTCTTCactgtttaaattttttcaactaaaaGAAACACTGCAATgattggatgatttttttttatattaaaaaaatacatcttacCCGCAGCTTCGCTTAATATAGTAAATACCCAAATGAAGTAAAAAGTGTGCTGTACATGGGAGGGAGTAGGTTCCTGCAACAAGAATTTGGAACGCATACTAATACAGTatacagagaaaaaaaactcatcgcCATTCATTCCTATGATAATAGGAATGTGAAAGCTGGACTATCagaagaaaatcaataaattgtAGTAGAACGCCTTAGGATTAGAGAACAAATCTATTCAAACAAAAATCGAAGAATCAGCTGATACAGGTCCGTCATCGCTGAGCTTCGTGATTTTACATCTACAAGTTATAATTGGCTGCTGAATATCCATATGCGTCTACTAATAGAATCAAGAACGATACTAACATAGATTTATTAAACTACAAAATGacaaatttttatgatttataaatGCACCCAAATGTAGGAAGTGCTTTACATGTGAGTGGAGTAGGTTCCTGCAACAACAATTTGGAACGCATAGTAATACAGTTTACAGAGAAAAAAATTCGCATGTTGCTGTGCTCACAGAGAAATTTACATCTTTCAAGATGTCTCGTTTGGTTAGTAGCGCAAGAAACTCTCATCTTAGCACGACATTTAGCTTGCTTTGCACCTGTTCTCTCACAGACATCTGCATTCACAATAGCAAATATGTTTTCAATCATGAACTATATCCCACAGGAAAATGAAATACAAAAGGATGAAtttcctttaaaaataaatacctgCAAATCATTGATTTCCTCATCAGTAAGTGAACGTTCCATGGATCGGTAAGCAATCCTGTAGCAGTGACTTGTCATTCCTTTCTTGTTTGTAAAATTGTCTATCAAGCTCACCTGAGtcacaaaattatttataaagattAGCACCAGTATTAAATCTTCGTCCACACCAAAGAAACACTGTCGGGTCATGTTTTATATGACCTCAGAGAACAATCATAGAAAGAAGGTGATTAGTTGTAGACAATGCAATAATTCCAGGCTTCTTTGCCCAATTTAAACTTCTATGGAAAACTAACTTTCGAAGTTCGAAACTTTCAACTTTAGTCCAATTCAGAAAGTTTAGCCATTTTGAATTCTGTTAGAATGTTTTAGTGAATTAGAAGTTTGTACTACAAAGTTTCAACTTTTAAACAGTATGTTTATTTCACCCTCATATCTCTAAAGGGCTATGGTGCATTACCATCATTCTTATCCCCCTTTCCTCTCACTTTCTATTTGTGCGGGTTGTGTTTGCACAGCAACTACAAAGTGACTAAACTTCAAGCTTACAAAATGTTTAGAATTCGATGAAAACCACAGGGAGATGAAGACACAGTCAAGTCTTCCACAATTCTTTTACAGAAAGAGTAGAGGAATATTTGCACATTTAACAAACCTCCATCTACAAGGGATCGTGTGAAAGGCCTTCACACTATTACCTGATGGAAAATGATAACATAACTAAAACAACTCACATGCATAGAATGAAGTGGACCGCGTCTATAAAACTTAAGGCCAAACTACCCAGGTGATGGGGGATGAAGAAAGATAACAATGGAAATTACTACttgattatttagaaattttattgCTGTACAATTACTCTAGATTCTAGCActgttaatatttaatatttaggagttgaataataatttagtGTATTTTGGACTTATGAATCAAGAATATTTAGTAggttttcctattttatttggtttggtgCTTGTATATAAGCACCCTACCTAGGCATTCAAAGAACATTGGATACTAATGATCAggataaattgaattttcttacgGAGAATCTTCTTGGTGGTTCTTCATCAGCAGGTCAATATTGTGATTAACAAACAAAGTTGCAAccccaagaaaagaaaatccatacCTCCTCAACAAGATCCCCAGCAATTCCTCTGACAACTTCACATAAATTGTTTTCTGTAAATGATTCATTGATCCAAAAACTCATGTCCTTGTAACAAGGAGGATACTGCACATATATTCCACTTTTAGATATTCATATCCTGCTGTCAttcttcttaaatttttattcaaaaaaagcAAGCAAATAAAACAGTGTCCATCTATGAAGGAAAAACACAATTGTACCTTTGAGAATGGCTTGAATTTGATTCCTAGCTGCCCTTTCGAAAACTGCATAACAGACATTCAGATTAGTTACTCGGGCCTACTGGATCACTGACATATTAAAAATGCCAAATTGCGACTTTAaagcattcaattttttttaatggagtaaatcaaaacaaatagcatGAAGGAAGAGGAGAAACCAGCAACACAGTATTATAATTCAAGACAGACCTGAGAAGTAAATCGCTCATCATTTGACCAGAAAAGCCGGATATCAGGGATATCAAACAGAACCATTGCAAGTCGCTCCAAACCAAGTCCAAAAGCCCAAGCAACATTATTAAGTTTTCCATTCCTCTTTAAAATTTCTTGCTCTGTCACCCCACAGCCTAAAACTTCCAGCCACTTCTCCTGAAAATTTATTGGTCATTGGTCGGTGAGTCAGATGTTCTGCTACAAGTTTGACAgagaaatcaattttattatttgcaaACACACCATCATATACATTTCCATTAGCAGTGTGTTTCCAtgcactataaaaaaaattaaaaataaaatgttggagGGTTTAATTGTACATGAGAACTATCCAAAGTATCTGGGAAATCCTATTGTTAGTGCCAAGTCAACTTTTAAATCTCCacaaattaaacattaatgCCGCACCCCATGCTCAAACCATGAGTTGGGAATCCTAACTTAGGATGTTTAGCCAACTAAATAAATAGTGTAGGGATAATGAATCAGTAAAAACATGCAAAGCTACCATATGAAAAGGTTCAAGATCAGCACAGTACCTGAAAATATATCTCAAGTTCAAACGatggattggtgaaaggaaaaTATGTATCGACCCAGCGCATCTCCACAGCACCTGAGATTTTTACCAAATCAACATATAGAAGTACACCTGATGGATCTAGGATAATATGAAAAAAGGAGGCCATTTTGAGATATAACTATTTGAAGGGGcaccaaacaaattaaaagaaattactcGTCTTCCAAGGCTGCAATGGTGAATTGCACCAGAAAAAAAGGATCTATAAGCCATTGCCTCTAAGACTAACAACTATTACAATGAACTTGATAGAATCTCTCctccataatgaaaaaaaaaaacaaataaatgagaACATGAAATAAACTCAGAACTTTAGATTATCCTATATTTTACCAGCTATCCATGTTATTTATGAATTTCTCTTTACAACATTAAGAGCCTGTATGTTATTCCATATCTCTTTAGCATCATTCCAAGTGAGGTGCAGCAGATTGACACCCCTACCCCagttttaatatatgtattGCCTCTCCCAGTCCAACTTGGCAACACAAGTTTCCAAATTTATAAACTGGATAAACCAGGTTCCAAACACTATCTAACAGCCCAAAATAATTCCCAAATTCTGTGCAATAACATTATGAAACCAATTGGAAATATTATCTATACAGTATCAGTTTTTCTCAACAAGTTATAACGATTTTACCAAATAAATGTGTTGCCAAACCCTCAAGACATTTCTTTAAATCCTCAGCTGCAAAAGATGTGCCATCCACGCCAGATGCCTCCCATTCATCAGGAGAAAAAACACGAAACCCTTCCATCTGCAAGGTAACAAGACAAActaattaattgaaaaggaagTAGAGAGCTTCCAAGGCCAATAGATTCAGAAACCATGATTGCAAAAATCAGAGATAAGAAACCTGATGGAAAACAGGGTAGTGAGTTGAATCAATAGAATCTCTGCGATAGACATCTCCAGTTACAAGAAAGTGAGTGTGACCCTTCCTCAACAGCTCTGCCTGATGTGCACTTGTATGGCATCTTAAAACAGTTTGAGAGTCAACATAGTATGTGTCGTTATAGCTCCTGCTTACATGGTCAGCTGGAACCAAGACATCATCGAAATTCTGCAAAACGTATATTTACTGTCACTATAAACTAAACAGCAGTTCGTTTTCAAAAAAGATCTATTACAGACACATTCAAGAATAGAACTAGATagaaatttttcataaattaaagaaCTTTACCTGTTTTACAGAAACAATTGGGCAAAGTTCGTCAAACTTGTCGAACTTATTTGAGTAATTGGTATCAAAATAGTCATATATCGTATTCTTCAAAATTCCAAGTGGATGTTGATCCCTCCTATGAAGTTGCAATCCAAGCTTAGAAAATATTGTATCCGGTACATTATTTGTAGGGTCATCCCTCACCACATCTACAAAACCCCAACATCCTAAACTGTCAAAATTCCTCAACAAAATTCCAAAACATCAACTTAACAAATCCCAATTTGACCGGGAAAAAAAGGGCATAAACAGCACAACATATCAAATGCAAAAACTTCAATCACTGAAATTATACGATCTTTATAAGtccataacattttatttaacttgtatAAGCACTTCAATTATTCCATGTTACAAAACAAGCAACGGTCAACtacaagaagggaaaaaaatgaagattgaACCACTGCAGTGAAGAGCGGAATGATAACCAAACAAAAGTGGAATAATGAAAAGGGTACAGAAAACCCATTAATGCATTGAAGTAGAAATATAGATAAGAGCACATAGTTTATACCATCTCTGGCAATCTTGACACCACCAAGTTCAAGAACAGAAATGACAGGTCGTCTCCAAGTTTTGGGGTTTGAAGGGAGAGCAGAGGAGGAGAAAGGGATAGAGGAAGAGAAGTGGGAGAATCCAGTTTTAGTGTGGAGAAAGAGTTGGGAAGTTTTGGAGAAGAGAGTGGAGTGGACTAGTGACAGAGCCATTGCCACGCTCTGATGAAAGAAAGAGGAGCAGCGTTGGTGAAATGAGAACCCAAGACTTAAGTGAACTGTTGATGACATGGATAAACGATCCGggttaggtttttgttttttttttttttttttgttggagacGACGTGTAGTCTCCTTATGAATGACTCGTCTTACTTGAATTATAggataattttcttcttctttttatcttcttcctctttctttggTTTTCTACGGGCTGCAAACTTGTAAAAATAGTCttgtaaaaaaaactcaaatcccatctaatttattaaaaaaataaataattatgagaatatattaaaatttaataatatatgataatttgttatttttcaaaaaaaaattaagttaattaatcaagtcaagtataatttttttatgcgaGCATATTTCTGTTAGAATCTTGGTGTTTTGTTTAAGAATGAACTCTTGTTTTTTGAGAGCCAgcaattcatttttattagaGTTAATTAAGTCAAATAATGACTTagtcattattttttgtttttgttaccaCAATCTTCAGGATATGAAAATATgggttgttttcttttattccaAGTTGTAATGGCTATTTAAGCTGAAAGCattctattaaataaaaagactacAGAGTTGAAGTTGTGCAAGATCATTGGTATTATAACaattggtattagagccttTTAACAAGGCTTGACTGTAAGTACAAGAGTGAAAAGAGAACTTAAGTGTTTCTTTAAAATGACATAAGAAAGCAACACCGGCTATGTGCCTAAGTTTGTGGGACACTATGATCATTGGGCTGAGCTGATGGAGAATTTGCTTTATTCTAAGGAGTATTGGAATGTTGTAAATCATGGCATCATGGTGGATGTCGCAGGAGAAGCACGGTCTTTCTCCTTAGTAGTGACAGAAAGTCATCAACTCACAAATGTTTAAAGGAAAGAGTATGAAGAAAACAAGTTAAAGGATTTAAAGGCAAATAATCTTCTATATCAAGCAATCGAACGAGATGTGCTTAAAACCATTTTGATAAAAGCTCTTTAAAGGCAATCTAGGACTTTATGAAGCAAAAATTTTAGGGCTCAACAAGGGTTAAGAGGGCACAATTACAGTCATTACATTGTGATTTTGAAATTCTTTGTATGAAGGAAAGAGAATCTATGAATGCCTACTTCGCTCAAGTTTTATCCATAGCCAACAAAATGAAGGCTCGTGGAGAAAATCTAAATGAAACAATGATCACTGAAAAGATTCTCCGATCAATGATTTTTAAGTTCAATTATATGGTATGTTCGATTGAAGAGTCAAATAACATGACTACAATGACCATAGACGACCTTTAGAGTAGTCTTCTTGTGCATGAGAAAAGAATAAAGggtcaaggagaagaagaacaagTCCTTAAGATTACTCATAAAGACAAAGCAGGAAGAGAAAGGGGATGAGGAGCTTGGAGAGGTGGACATGGTAGAGGAAGGCAAAGCTACTGTGGAATGCTATAAATGCCATAAACTAGGACATTTTCAAAACGAGTGTCCTAGTTGGGAAAAGGATGTTAATTATACCGAGTTGGATGAAGAGGAAGAGCTTCTATTAATGGTTTACATTTagga
Coding sequences within it:
- the LOC133669068 gene encoding phenylalanine--tRNA ligase, chloroplastic/mitochondrial → MALSLVHSTLFSKTSQLFLHTKTGFSHFSSSIPFSSSALPSNPKTWRRPVISVLELGGVKIARDDVVRDDPTNNVPDTIFSKLGLQLHRRDQHPLGILKNTIYDYFDTNYSNKFDKFDELCPIVSVKQNFDDVLVPADHVSRSYNDTYYVDSQTVLRCHTSAHQAELLRKGHTHFLVTGDVYRRDSIDSTHYPVFHQMEGFRVFSPDEWEASGVDGTSFAAEDLKKCLEGLATHLFGAVEMRWVDTYFPFTNPSFELEIYFQEKWLEVLGCGVTEQEILKRNGKLNNVAWAFGLGLERLAMVLFDIPDIRLFWSNDERFTSQFSKGQLGIKFKPFSKYPPCYKDMSFWINESFTENNLCEVVRGIAGDLVEEVSLIDNFTNKKGMTSHCYRIAYRSMERSLTDEEINDLQMSVREQVQSKLNVVLR